From the genome of Nicotiana sylvestris chromosome 2, ASM39365v2, whole genome shotgun sequence, one region includes:
- the LOC138886053 gene encoding uncharacterized protein has product MVGKKVLLKVSLMKGIMRIGKKGKLNQRFIGPFEVLRRVGEVAYELALPPSLSGVHLVFHVSMLWRYHAELSHVLDFSTIQLDESLDYEEEPVSIVARQIFQLRSKRISMVKFQ; this is encoded by the coding sequence atggtaggCAAAaaagttctcttgaaagtctcgctgATGAAGGGGATTATGAGaattgggaagaagggcaagttgaaccaaaggtttataggcccatttgaggtgctgagaagagttggggaggttgcttatgagcttgccttacctcccagtctATCGGGAGTTCACCTAGttttccatgtgtctatgctctggaggtatcatgccgaattgtcacatgtgttagacttcagcacgattcagttagatgagagcctggattatgaggaggagccagtttccATTGTTGCTAGACAGATTttccagttgagatccaagaggatttccatGGTAAAGTTTCAgtag
- the LOC104235659 gene encoding uncharacterized protein isoform X2, protein MSEGYSSQGYRLRKPESNRGHYHKDVMPGSELWTDGLICAFEFVSGQKKIGSKSSTKGLPLYEIDNEIVRKPSKAAEASAESTNGDSLLDSTPIVESRAQEISPADGKMDSQSSPHQHLHNLDRVGGSRWIPIGWARIFELVQTVQADAGWSTQQFDLMDDEDGLTVADLAAPYWERPAGPIWWCHVTAGHPSVDAWLSHALWLHPAISIALRDEGRLISEKMKHLLYEVPVRVAGGLLFELLGQSAGDPYVDEDDIPVVTRSWQAQNFLVTVLHVKGSAKSINVLGITEVQELLLAGGYNAPRTVHEVIAHLASRLARWDDRLFRKSIFGGADEVELKFVNRRNKEDLNLLVIILNQEIRRLSRQVIRVKWSLHAREEIVFELLQHLRGNTTRILLEGIRKSTREMIEEQEAVRGRIFTIQDVMQSNLRAWLQDKSLRVSHNLAVFGGCGLVLTIITGLFGINVDGIPGAANTPYAFGLFSVLLVVLGIVLIAVGLLYLGLKKPISEEQVEIRKLELQELVNMFQHEAETHAQVHKHISRHNLPPTAGDKLIEDTNYALIQ, encoded by the exons ATGAGCGAGGGCTACTCTTCGCAGGGCTATAGGCTAAGGAAGCCAGAGAGTAATAGAGGGCACTACCATAAGGATGTCATGCCAGGGAGTGAGCTCTGGACTGATGGTCTTATTTGTGCTTTCGAGTTTGTTAGTGGACAGAAAAAAATTGGATCAAAATCTTCTACAAAGGGTTTACCACTTTATGAAATAGATAATGAAATTGTTAGAAAGCCTTCTAAAGCGGCCGAGGCTTCTGCTGAGAGCACCAACGGGGACAGTTTGCTGGATTCTACCCCTATTGTTGAGTCGAGAGCACAGGAAATTTCTCCAGCTGATGGCAAGATGGACAGCCAAAGCTCTCCCCACCAGCATCTTCATAATTTGGATAGAGTTGGAGGGAGCCGTTGGATTCCTATTGGTTGGGCTAGGATTTTTGAACTGGTGCAAACTGTTCAAGCGGATGCTGGATGGTCCACCCAGCAGTTTGATCTCATGGATGATGAAGATGGCCTCACTGTTGCGGATTTAGCCGCTCCCTATTGGGAGCGTCCAGCTGGACCTATATGGTGGTGCCATGTGACTGCTGGTCATCCTTCTGTAGATGCATGGCTCAGCCATGCCCTGTGGTTACATCCTGCAATTAGTATTGCTTTAAGAGATGAAGGTCGGCTAATAAGTGAAAAAATGAAACACCTCTTGTACGAG GTCCCAGTAAGGGTGGCTGGAGGGCTATTATTTGAGCTGTTGGGGCAATCTGCTGGTGATCCATATGTTGATGAAGATGACATCCCTGTTGTAACTCGTTCTTGGCAAGCACAGAACTTTTTAGTTACGGTTTTGCACGTGAAAGGATCAGCAAAAAGCATCAATGTTTTGGGTATCACAGAAGTTCAG GAACTTCTTCTTGCTGGTGGCTATAATGCACCAAGGACAGTACATGAAGTCATTGCGCATTTAGCTAGCCGCCTTGCTAGGTGGGATGACAG GTTATTTCGGAAATCGATATTTGGTGGAGCGGATGAAGTGGAATTGAAGTTTGTTAACAG gAGGAACAAGGAAGATCTGAATCTCTTAGTAATAATTCTCAACCAGGAAATCAGAAGATTATCAAGACAG GTTATTAGAGTGAAATGGTCACTTCATGCTAGGGAAGAGATTGTTTTTGAACTTCTTCAGCATTTGAGAGGAAATACAACTAGAATTCTACTTGAAGGAATAAGAAAGAGTACGAGGGAAATGATTGAAGAGCAAGAAGCAGTTCGTGGACGCATATTTACAATTCAAGATGTCATGCAGAGCAATCTCCGTGCATGGTTGCAG GATAAGAGTCTCAGAGTTTCTCATAATTTAGCTGTCTTTGGTGGATGTGGCCTTGTTCTTACGATCATCACCGGTCTTTTTGGAATCAATGTGGACGGGATCCCTGGAGCTGCGAACACACCTTATGCGTTCGGTCTATTCTCAGTCCTCCTTGTCGTCCTAGGCATCGTGCTCATTGCTGTTGGCTTGCTATACCTCGGGTTAAAAAAGCCGATCAGTGAAGAGCAGGTCGAAATTAGGAAACTTGAGTTGCAGGAGTTGGTCAACATGTTCCAACATGAGGCTGAGACTCACGCACAGGTTCATAAGCATATTTCTCGGCATAACTTGCCCCCGACAGCTGGTGATAAGTTGATCGAAGACACAAATTATGCTCTTATCCAATAA
- the LOC138886054 gene encoding uncharacterized protein, whose translation MFAYFLDIPRKSLGTHVYMSTLIGDSVVVDQIYRSCMVTFCGYETRTDLLLLDMTKFKVILGMDWLSLYHAILYFHAKTVTLAIPELPRLEWKGLSIESPAIDSMPEVQKFADVFPSNLPGMPPDRDIDFCINLAPGTQPISSPPYRMAPKELKEPKGET comes from the exons ATGTTTGCTTatttcctggatattcctcgCAAGTCCTTGGGTACTCATGTTTATATGTCCACTCTTATAGGCGATTCCGTTGTTGTAGATCAGATCTATCGGTCCTGTATGGTCACATTTTGTGGTTACGAGACTAGAACAGATCTTCTATTGCTGGATATGACCAAATTTAaggtcatcctaggcatggacTGGCTATCCCTATATCATGCCATCCTTTATTTCCATGCAAAGACTGTTACCTTAGCAATACCAGAGTTgcctagattggagtggaagggtttgTCTATCG AGAGTCCAGCGATTGATTCAATGCCAGAAGTCCAGaagttcgccgatgtgtttccttctaaccttccaggcatgccaccagatcgtgatatcGACTTCTGTATcaatttggctccaggcacccagcctatatcttccccaccataccgtatggctccaaaagagttgaaggagccaAAAGGAGAAACTTGA
- the LOC104235659 gene encoding uncharacterized protein isoform X1 has translation MKVNKGGMSEGYSSQGYRLRKPESNRGHYHKDVMPGSELWTDGLICAFEFVSGQKKIGSKSSTKGLPLYEIDNEIVRKPSKAAEASAESTNGDSLLDSTPIVESRAQEISPADGKMDSQSSPHQHLHNLDRVGGSRWIPIGWARIFELVQTVQADAGWSTQQFDLMDDEDGLTVADLAAPYWERPAGPIWWCHVTAGHPSVDAWLSHALWLHPAISIALRDEGRLISEKMKHLLYEVPVRVAGGLLFELLGQSAGDPYVDEDDIPVVTRSWQAQNFLVTVLHVKGSAKSINVLGITEVQELLLAGGYNAPRTVHEVIAHLASRLARWDDRLFRKSIFGGADEVELKFVNRRNKEDLNLLVIILNQEIRRLSRQVIRVKWSLHAREEIVFELLQHLRGNTTRILLEGIRKSTREMIEEQEAVRGRIFTIQDVMQSNLRAWLQDKSLRVSHNLAVFGGCGLVLTIITGLFGINVDGIPGAANTPYAFGLFSVLLVVLGIVLIAVGLLYLGLKKPISEEQVEIRKLELQELVNMFQHEAETHAQVHKHISRHNLPPTAGDKLIEDTNYALIQ, from the exons ATGAAAGTGAATAAAGGTGGTATGAGCGAGGGCTACTCTTCGCAGGGCTATAGGCTAAGGAAGCCAGAGAGTAATAGAGGGCACTACCATAAGGATGTCATGCCAGGGAGTGAGCTCTGGACTGATGGTCTTATTTGTGCTTTCGAGTTTGTTAGTGGACAGAAAAAAATTGGATCAAAATCTTCTACAAAGGGTTTACCACTTTATGAAATAGATAATGAAATTGTTAGAAAGCCTTCTAAAGCGGCCGAGGCTTCTGCTGAGAGCACCAACGGGGACAGTTTGCTGGATTCTACCCCTATTGTTGAGTCGAGAGCACAGGAAATTTCTCCAGCTGATGGCAAGATGGACAGCCAAAGCTCTCCCCACCAGCATCTTCATAATTTGGATAGAGTTGGAGGGAGCCGTTGGATTCCTATTGGTTGGGCTAGGATTTTTGAACTGGTGCAAACTGTTCAAGCGGATGCTGGATGGTCCACCCAGCAGTTTGATCTCATGGATGATGAAGATGGCCTCACTGTTGCGGATTTAGCCGCTCCCTATTGGGAGCGTCCAGCTGGACCTATATGGTGGTGCCATGTGACTGCTGGTCATCCTTCTGTAGATGCATGGCTCAGCCATGCCCTGTGGTTACATCCTGCAATTAGTATTGCTTTAAGAGATGAAGGTCGGCTAATAAGTGAAAAAATGAAACACCTCTTGTACGAG GTCCCAGTAAGGGTGGCTGGAGGGCTATTATTTGAGCTGTTGGGGCAATCTGCTGGTGATCCATATGTTGATGAAGATGACATCCCTGTTGTAACTCGTTCTTGGCAAGCACAGAACTTTTTAGTTACGGTTTTGCACGTGAAAGGATCAGCAAAAAGCATCAATGTTTTGGGTATCACAGAAGTTCAG GAACTTCTTCTTGCTGGTGGCTATAATGCACCAAGGACAGTACATGAAGTCATTGCGCATTTAGCTAGCCGCCTTGCTAGGTGGGATGACAG GTTATTTCGGAAATCGATATTTGGTGGAGCGGATGAAGTGGAATTGAAGTTTGTTAACAG gAGGAACAAGGAAGATCTGAATCTCTTAGTAATAATTCTCAACCAGGAAATCAGAAGATTATCAAGACAG GTTATTAGAGTGAAATGGTCACTTCATGCTAGGGAAGAGATTGTTTTTGAACTTCTTCAGCATTTGAGAGGAAATACAACTAGAATTCTACTTGAAGGAATAAGAAAGAGTACGAGGGAAATGATTGAAGAGCAAGAAGCAGTTCGTGGACGCATATTTACAATTCAAGATGTCATGCAGAGCAATCTCCGTGCATGGTTGCAG GATAAGAGTCTCAGAGTTTCTCATAATTTAGCTGTCTTTGGTGGATGTGGCCTTGTTCTTACGATCATCACCGGTCTTTTTGGAATCAATGTGGACGGGATCCCTGGAGCTGCGAACACACCTTATGCGTTCGGTCTATTCTCAGTCCTCCTTGTCGTCCTAGGCATCGTGCTCATTGCTGTTGGCTTGCTATACCTCGGGTTAAAAAAGCCGATCAGTGAAGAGCAGGTCGAAATTAGGAAACTTGAGTTGCAGGAGTTGGTCAACATGTTCCAACATGAGGCTGAGACTCACGCACAGGTTCATAAGCATATTTCTCGGCATAACTTGCCCCCGACAGCTGGTGATAAGTTGATCGAAGACACAAATTATGCTCTTATCCAATAA